CGCAGCCTGAGCAGCTGCCTCAGCAGCAGCCTCAGCAGCAGCCCGCATGTTATGCCATCTTTTCCTGTCACCTCGACTCAGGCTCACAAGATCAGCATCCTATAAGATGAGAAACACAGTGTTAATATCAAGGAAAATTATATAATCCATAAATAGTGTATTATCCAAACAGCCTTTACTACTTACTAGCAAGTCATTGAGGTATTTTCTCCTACTGGAATAGGTCGGCTTAGCTATAAAAGTCATCCGAACAACACGGTCCTCCAGTGCATGTCCATAAAAAAAGAGATACGTGTTTGGACACCGACGTCGAACCAAATACGCCAGCGCAGACGCATCGTCGTCAGTGGGTTGTTCATGAACAAGCTCTCTCTCCACTGAAGCTGACACTCTTGACATACTCTACAAATCAAAACCAGAGTCAATATTAGAGGCAGCGCATACAAGTTGTATTAGAGAGTATATGTTTTCTATACCAGAGTATCGTTTCCTTTTATATTTATTAGCAGAATAAACAGTAAAGCAGAAAGAAAAACAGTAACTTCTTGGAAAACTCATTTTTCCAAACTGTGAAAAAAAGAACAAACCTTGTGCTTCTCCGATTGCTGATCGATGTCAATGGACCGAGATGAGTTCACACCCTTTGGCTCAATCTGGATGAGAAGGTGCTTACGGTCAATATCCAAACAAATCACTAATGCAGAATTTGAATCTAGGGATATGAGCATGCACCCCCTCCTAAATATCCAAGTGCAGACTATGATAGAGCAGTTCAGGACACAGAAGTAAAATGCTCACTCTAACTCCAGCCGAAGATTTCTCCAACTGCTGATTCGTGGGAATAGAACTACAGGATGAGCACGCGTGCTCTTGTTCCAGCTGCATCAATGAAAAGGGGCtaatgaaaagaagaaaaaaacagTAGACAAGAATCTAAATCTAAGGATCCAAACTAATCCAGTCACTACTCATAACGACTGAAAAATTGCTCCAGCTGCAGCAATGAAAAGGGGCTaatgaaaagaagaagaaaaaatagCAGGGGTCTGAATTTAAGGATCCAAACTAATTCAGTCACTACTCATAACGACTGAAAAATTGCTCCAGCTGCAGCAATGAAAAGGGGCTaatgaaaagaagaagaaaaaacagcAGGGAAGAATCTGAAAATAAGCAGGAAAAACAGTATAGCAGAAAAAACAGTAACTTCTTGGAAAACTCGTTTTTCCAAACTGTGAAAAAAAGGAACAAGCCTCGTGCTTCTCCGACTGCTGATCGATGTCAATGAACCGAGATGAGTTCACACCCTTTGGCTCAATCTGGATGAGAAGGTGCTTACGGTCAATATCCAAACAAATCACTAATGCAGAATTTGAATCTAGGGATATGAGCATGCATCCCCTTCTAAATATCCAAGTGCAGCCTATGATAGAGCAGTTCAGGACAGAGAAGTAAAATGTCCACTCTAACTCCAGCCGAAGATTTCTCTAACTGCTGATTCGTGGGAACAGAACTACAGGATGAGCACGCTTGTTCCAGCTGCAGCAATGAAAAGGGACTAATGAAAAGAACAAAAAACAGTAGGCAAGAATCTAAATCTAAGGATCCAAACTAATCCAGTCACTACTCATAACGATTGAAAAGAATAACCTCGGAATACTTGAGCGGCCGCCTGACTTTCAATCTCCTTGGCAGTGGCTTCCGCTGCGGTAACTTTCGAGACCGAGTTTTCATTTGCGAATATGTATACGTATATTATATTAAGGATCAATTGTGATTTGACACACATCGGGCGCCGTGACTCAGATGAGAGAAGCTGAGCGAAGGGAGGTAGATGGAGCAACATTTATTGATCGGATTTGGCGAACAGGTTGAAGAGCTCGTGCCGGCGAGTGGGCCCGCGAGTCAGTGAGGGAGAAAAACGTCCCTCACAAGGAAGGGAAAGCTGGCACAGCAGCAGGAGACTGAGAAGTCGATGGAGTGAGCGTACCGGTGAATCGTGAAGCAGCGAGGAATCACTGACATCGGCAAAGGCGTCCGTCCCGTCCTGTCCTGTCCCCGAGCCGGACGCCGCCCTGTATCCGGGCGGCGCGACATCCGGCGTCCGAGTACAAATAGTGGACGGCGACCCAAGTTCCGACCCAAGTCCACTATGACTTGTTTATCAAAGCAAGGAGAGGTGTGAAGCTTCTCCGAGAAGGCGAGGGTCGCACGGATCTGGCCTGCCGCTGGCCCTAGTTTGACTTGGGTCGGAACTTGGACGCCGTCCACTATTTGTACTCGGACGCCGGATGCCGCGCCGCCCGGATCCAGGGCGGCGTCCGGCTCGAGGATAGGACTGGATGGAACGGACGCCTTTGCCGATGTCAGTGATTCCTCGCTGCTTCACGGTTCACGGGTACGCTCACTCCATCGACTTCTCAGTCTCCTGCTGCTGTGCCAGCTTTCCCTTCCTTGTGAGGGACGTTTTTCTCCCTCACTGACTTGCGGGCCCACTCGCCGGCACGAGCTCTTCAACCTGTACACCAAATCCGATCAATAAATGTTGCTCCATCTACCTCCCTTCGCTCAGCTTCTCTCATCTGAGTCGCGGCGCCCGATGTGTGTCAAATCACAATTGATCCTTAATATAATATACGTATACATATTCGCAAATGAAAACTCGATCTCGGAAGTTACCGCAGCGGAAGCCACTGCCAAGGAGATTGAAAGCCAGGCGGCCGCTCAAGTATTCCGAGGCTATTCTTTTCAATCGGTATAAGTAGTGACTGGATTAGTTTGGATCCTTAGATTCAGATTCTTGCCTActgtttttttcttcttttcattaGTCCCTTTTCATTGCTGCAGCTGGAACAAGCGTGCTCATCATGTAGTTCTGTTCCCACGAATCAGCAGTTGGAGAAATCTTCGGCTGGAGTTAGAGTGGGCATTTTACTTCTCTGTCCTGAACTGCTCTATCATAGGTTGCACTTGGATATTTAGAAGGGGATGCATGCTCATATCTCTAGATTCAAATTCTGCATTAGTGATTTGTTTGGATATTGACCGTAAGCACCTTCTCATCCAGATCGAGCCAAAGGGTGTGAACTAATCTCGGTTCATTGACATCGATCAGCAGTCGGAGAAGCACAAGGCTTGTTCCTTTTTTTTCACAGTTTGGAAAAACGAGTTTTCCAAGAAGTTACTGTTTTTTCTGCTTTACTGTTTTTCCTGATTAGATTCAGATTCTTCCCTGCTGTTTTTTCTTCTTATTTTCATTAGCCCCTTTTCATTGCTGCAGCTGGAGCAATTTTTCAGTCGTTATGAGTAGTGACTGAATTAGTTTGGATCCTTAGATTCAGACCCCTGctgtttttttcttcttttcattaGCCCCTTTTCATTGCTGCAACTGGAGCAATTTTTCAGTCATTATGAGTAGTGATTGGATTAGTTTGGATCCTTAGATTTAGATTCTTGCCTactgttttttttcttcttttcattaGCCCCTTTTCATTGCTGCAGCTGGAACAAGAGCACGCGTGCTCATCCTGTAGTTCTGTTCCCACGAATCAGCAGTTGGAGAAATCTTCGGCTGGAGTTAGAGTGAGCATTTTACTTCTCTGTCCTGAACTACTCTATCATAGTCTGCATTGGATATTTAGGAGGGGATGCATGCTCATATCCCTAAATTCAAATTCTGCATTAGTGATTTGTTTGGATATTGACCGTAAGCACCTTCCCATCCAGATTGAGCCAAAGGGTGTGAACTTATCTCGGTCCATTGACATCGATCAGCAGTCGGAGAAGCACAAGGTTTGTTCCTTTTTTCACAGTTTGGAAAAATGAGTCTTCCAAGAAGTTACTGTTTTTTTTCTGCTTTACTGTTTATCCTGCTAATAAATATAAAAGGAAACGATACTCTGGTATAGAAAACATATACTCTCTAATACAACTTGTATGCGCTGCCTCTAATATTGACTCTGGTTTTGATTTGTAGAGTATGTCAAGGGTGTCAGCTTCAGTGGAGAGAGAGCTTGTTCATGAACAACCCACTGACGACGATGCGTCTGCGCTGGCGTATTTGGTTCGACGTCGTTGTCCAAACACGTATCTCTTTTTTTATGGACATGCACTGGAGGA
This portion of the Zea mays cultivar B73 chromosome 2, Zm-B73-REFERENCE-NAM-5.0, whole genome shotgun sequence genome encodes:
- the LOC118476343 gene encoding uncharacterized protein, giving the protein MSRVSASVERELVHEQPTDDDASALAYLVRRRCPNTYLFFYGHALEDRVVRMTFIAKPTYSSRRKYLNDLLDADLVSLSRGDRKRWHNMRAAAEAAAEAAAQAARLLLRLSLLTMQAMKTKPDGAAGSVCSLELQSLIYFLLILDLVNLGHCAYHAECLVF